The following coding sequences are from one Phycisphaerales bacterium window:
- a CDS encoding myxococcus cysteine-rich repeat containing protein → MSHSIQNRCFLAGAALTLTTLAISPAMADRGNRMSRVPAKTTAALASTADDGIDGYRTSFYDPFLGMQEKPAQSTLSIEYGLEAIEIPSLILLEPQEVPLWRAEDALSDGSRLRVAGLIDSELNTEDFAPWITIPATNQKIGRAIVRGDAYSLRIAISNMQLPEGASLVIYPLDNPSAIVGPFTGAGHRNDGTAYSRTSHAFEEGQQPALVVEVLWPADNAVPADMPFTTEVAWGYYPTLRSSVGGGAGACHNVPACYSAWDDIADSVGHIQYVSGGFSYVCSGQLVATNANDDTPYFLTANHCVNSSSTAASTEFYWRWEKTSCSSSGATFSNTSNNGQLIATNTSSDTSLLMVLGEMPSYCYFSGWIASAASSGSSNTCLHHPSGDYMRISFGQKSNSPNCGGSSSNYFRMSWNDGVTEGGSSGSGVWRDSDQRLHGTLTCGASACSGSNGNGQADSYGRFDRFYSNHSSKMAAGSDDAYEPNDSCVDAADLGSGTVSNLVAKSGNDDWYRIEAAAGETVTVQVDFIDGYGDIDAIAYNGCSGSVVDSSNSNSSDEFLGWANTSSSTQQYYLKVYLDNDHRNEYNLIVSGSSTPVCGNGIVEGDEECDDGNSNSGDGCSGCEIEIACNSDCAFPYDGQVDIDDFSVMLVQWGLNGTCDIDDNGTVGLDDFSIFLVDFGPCP, encoded by the coding sequence ATGAGCCATTCAATACAAAATCGCTGCTTCCTGGCAGGCGCAGCCCTTACTCTGACAACCCTGGCCATCAGCCCAGCAATGGCTGATCGGGGAAATCGAATGTCTCGAGTACCCGCTAAGACCACCGCCGCCTTGGCCAGTACAGCTGATGATGGAATCGATGGGTACCGGACCAGCTTCTATGACCCATTCCTTGGAATGCAAGAGAAACCGGCTCAGTCCACGCTCTCAATAGAATATGGCCTTGAAGCGATTGAGATCCCCTCTCTTATCCTTCTAGAGCCACAAGAAGTCCCGTTATGGAGAGCTGAGGATGCACTCTCAGACGGCTCCCGACTTCGAGTTGCCGGGCTGATTGATTCAGAGCTCAATACCGAGGACTTTGCGCCTTGGATCACAATTCCAGCCACGAACCAAAAAATCGGCCGCGCCATTGTGCGAGGCGATGCCTATTCACTGCGAATTGCAATCTCGAATATGCAACTTCCCGAAGGCGCCTCGCTCGTGATCTATCCATTGGATAATCCATCGGCAATCGTGGGCCCATTTACTGGTGCTGGCCACCGCAATGACGGCACTGCGTATAGCCGCACAAGCCACGCATTTGAAGAAGGCCAGCAACCAGCACTTGTTGTCGAGGTTCTTTGGCCAGCAGACAATGCAGTTCCTGCTGATATGCCCTTCACGACCGAAGTAGCGTGGGGCTATTACCCAACGCTCCGAAGTTCGGTTGGTGGTGGTGCTGGCGCCTGCCACAATGTTCCTGCCTGTTATTCGGCTTGGGATGACATTGCTGATTCTGTCGGGCACATTCAATACGTAAGTGGAGGATTTTCATACGTTTGCTCTGGTCAGTTGGTGGCCACCAATGCCAACGATGACACGCCATATTTCTTGACCGCAAACCACTGCGTCAACAGTTCAAGCACAGCGGCATCGACTGAGTTCTACTGGCGCTGGGAAAAGACGTCCTGCTCTAGCTCAGGCGCCACTTTTAGCAATACATCAAATAATGGCCAACTCATTGCAACAAACACAAGTTCTGATACATCACTGCTCATGGTGCTTGGCGAGATGCCCTCATACTGCTACTTCAGTGGTTGGATTGCGTCCGCCGCAAGCTCTGGATCTTCAAACACTTGCCTACATCATCCATCAGGTGATTACATGCGGATCTCGTTCGGCCAAAAGAGCAACTCGCCAAACTGCGGCGGCTCAAGTTCAAATTACTTTCGCATGAGCTGGAATGACGGTGTCACAGAAGGTGGCTCCTCGGGCAGTGGCGTATGGCGTGACTCTGACCAGCGACTCCATGGCACGCTGACCTGTGGCGCTTCTGCGTGCTCAGGATCCAACGGCAATGGCCAGGCTGATTCTTATGGCCGCTTTGATCGTTTCTACAGCAATCATTCTTCCAAAATGGCTGCGGGAAGTGATGATGCATATGAACCAAATGATTCCTGCGTTGACGCTGCAGACCTTGGCTCAGGCACCGTTTCAAATCTTGTCGCCAAATCTGGCAATGACGATTGGTATCGCATTGAGGCGGCCGCTGGAGAAACCGTAACCGTGCAAGTAGATTTTATTGATGGTTACGGTGACATCGACGCCATTGCTTACAATGGATGCAGCGGCTCGGTCGTCGATTCTTCTAACTCGAATTCAAGTGATGAATTCCTCGGCTGGGCCAATACATCAAGCTCAACCCAGCAATACTACTTGAAGGTTTATTTAGATAACGACCACCGCAACGAGTACAACCTGATCGTCAGCGGCAGCTCTACACCCGTGTGTGGCAATGGAATTGTTGAAGGTGATGAAGAATGCGATGATGGCAACAGCAACTCAGGTGACGGCTGCAGTGGGTGTGAAATCGAAATTGCATGCAACTCTGATTGTGCCTTCCCGTATGACGGCCAGGTCGACATCGACGACTTCAGTGTCATGCTTGTCCAGTGGGGACTCAATGGTACTTGCGACATCGATGACAATGGCACTGTTGGGCTGGATGACTTTTCGATATTCCTGGTTGATTTTGGCCCGTGCCCCTGA